In Vespula pensylvanica isolate Volc-1 chromosome 16, ASM1446617v1, whole genome shotgun sequence, the following proteins share a genomic window:
- the LOC122634932 gene encoding sodium/potassium-transporting ATPase subunit beta-2-like, whose protein sequence is MSTPGKQVRNGTYEFDYMRVPENKTRWEVIRDGFYNPVEGTYCGHPPKKWAWTLVFYSCFFSVLALLFAICMKGLLATINNDKPKWILDSSIIGTNPGLGFRPISDNPDERSLIWYTASNATEVEKWTKLLDKFLEEYIDSSLLPNGGRNQQICSYTQKPKPGNVCAVDVNNWGPCSPKQQYGFNNSAPCVFIKLNRIYGWVPEYYNDTKNLPSDMPLNLINHIKKTNSSWLNTVWVSCKGEDPYDNETIGELAYYPQNHGFPGFYYPYENVQGYLSPLVAVHFLRPARNTIINVECRAWAKNIKYNTRKSEKKGAVHFELLVD, encoded by the exons ATGAGTACACCGGGCAAGCAAGTGCGGAATGGTACTTACGAGTTCGATTACATGCGTGTGCCCGAAAACAAAACACGATGGGAGGTTATACGTGATGGCTTTTACAATCCTGTTGAAGGCACTTATTGTGGACATCCACCTAAAAAGTGGG CTTGGACACTCGTTTTTTATAGCTGTTTCTTCTCGGTTTTGGCCTTGCTCTTTGCAATTTGTATGAAGGGCCTTTTGGCAACTATTAACAACGACAAACCTAAATGGATATTGGACAGTAGTATCATTGGGACCAATCCAG GACTTGGATTCCGGCCAATTTCGGACAATCCAGATGAAAGATCTTTAATTTGGTATACAGCATCGAATGCAACCGAAGTGGAAAAGTGGACCAAACTTTTGGATAAATTTTTAGAAG AATACATAGATTCGTCTCTTTTACCAAACGGTGGTAGGAATCAACAGATTTGCAGTTATACTCAAAAACCAAAACCTGGAAATGTTTGTGCTGTTGATGTCAATAATTGGGGACCTTGTTCACCGAAACAACAATATGGTTTCAACAATTCAGCACCTtgtgtttttattaaattaaataga atatATGGATGGGTACCAGAATATTATAACGACACCAAAAATCTACCATCGGATATGCCGCTTAACTTAATcaatcatattaaaaaaaccAACAGTTCTTGG ttAAATACTGTGTGGGTATCATGCAAAGGGGAGGATCCATACGATAATGAAACTATCGGTGAACTAGCATACTATCCGCAAAATCATGGATTTCCAGGATTTTATTATCCATACGAGAATGTTCAAGGATACCTAAGCCCACTCGTGGCTGTACATTTTCTTCGACCAGCTA GAAATACAATAATCAACGTTGAGTGTAGAGCATGGgcgaagaatattaaatacaatacGAGAAAATCGGAGAAAAAAGGTGCTGTACATTTCGAACTTCTGGTAGACTAG
- the LOC122634925 gene encoding intraflagellar transport protein 80 homolog — protein MRFKISAQSSNGHKNLVTCAAWSSAEEIFSCGEDHLLICWYLESGNAHSTVITEFSSDFFPTSMQWHPRPNHLITASKKQSLDILLITTADGRFHLVNKNGRIEKSIDAHKGATTIGKWSTDGSVLLTAGEDGLIKVWSRSGMLRSVIVRGNSSILTSDWSPDCSKILYSQGGYLFFQSLNSNSKPYKWHAHEGLVLTVCWNHSHGFIISGGEDCRYKVWDSNGSPIYNSSPGDHPITAVSWCSSGDYFAIGSFNMIKLCDRTGWSHSLEKINTGSVYSIAWSSDGTQVAMTCGNNVLTGHVIGKRLEWNNYEATLIKRKLLEIKEVGNEVHETIEISDRVVLLAFGFDHLIVITPGQCHIYSVTNWNTPAIFDLKSSSVSAVILANKHFLLVEWNSITLYNYQGRLLGVPKWKGMTQEPLYPPCISLCFDTLVVRDQKNEKLLHVLEISYNKPIVESQSHSHPQNITQLALNHIGSSSDRQLALIDITKDLYLISIRATGYSRACKIAAMAQNVIWAVDANVLAAMLDATLSVWLCPNCVHYSDRKIIRRTRIDKESSEFGKQPTIISVYNGMVNVRRGDGALVSSQFYTFFTSLHQLILQKKWKESLSLCRIAQNEILWTCMAIMATDNKELNVAEEAYAAIRRYDKVDYVRHIKNLPKITERYAEMALLSGDLLAAEGILLQNGLIEEAITLNIKVYNWNRALELAIRHKKQIEEVLNARKDYLKTLKKEETNSSYLAAMNNISSSLLQQAPSSIE, from the exons atgagGTTTAAAATATCTGCACAAAGTAGCAATGGTCATAAAAATTTAGTTACGTGTGCAGCTTGGAGTTCGgcagaagaaatattttcttgcgg agAGGATCATTTACTAATATGCTGGTATTTAGAAAGTGGAAATGCACATTCTACTGTTATTACAGAATTTTCATCAGATTTTTTTCCTACTTCGATGCAATGGCATCCACGTCCTAATCATTTAATAACAGCCAGTAAAAAGCAATCGTTAGATATACTTTTAATCACTACAGCAGATG GAAGATTTCATTTGGTTAATAAAAATGGTCGTATTGAAAAAAGTATTGACGCTCACAAAGGTGCTACTACTATTGGCAAGTGGAGTACAGATGGTTCGGTATTGCTTACAg CTGGAGAGGATGGTTTAATAAAAGTTTGGTCGCGTAGCGGTATGCTTCGTTCTGTAATAGTCAGAGGCAATTCATCTATTTTAACATCAGACTGGAGTCCAGATTGTTCTAAAATACTATATTCACAGGgaggatatttatttttccaatcACTCAATTCCAATTCTAAACCTTACAAG TGGCATGCTCATGAAGGTCTCGTCTTGACTGTTTGCTGGAATCATAGTCAtggatttattatttctgGTGGAGAAGATTGTCGATATAAAGTTTGGGATTCTAATGGTAGTCCAATCTATAATAGTAGTCCTGGTGATCATCCTATTACAGCAGTTAGTTGGTGCAGTTCGGGCGATTATTTTGCTATAGGATCTTTTAACATGATTAAACTTTGTGATAGAACTGGG TGGTCTcattctttagaaaaaattaatactggAAGTGTATATAGTATAGCATGGTCTAGTGATGGTACTCAGGTAGCTATGACTTGTGGAAATAATGTTTTAACTGGTCATGTTATAGGCAA aagACTCGAATGGAACAATTATGAAGCTACCttaattaaaaggaaattattagaaattaaagaagTTGGTAATGAAGTTCATGAAACTATAGAAATATCCGATCGTGTAGTTCTATTGGCATTTGGTTTTGATCATTTAATTGTGATCACTCCAGGTCAATGTCACATTTATTCTGTTACAAATTGGAATACACCTGCAATATTTGACTTAAAAAGTAGTTCTGTATCAGCAGTTATTCTTgcaaataa acattttttattagtagAATGGAACTCTATAACGTTATACAATTATCAAGGTCGTTTATTGGGTGTCCCTAAATGGAAGGGTATGACACAAGAACCTCTTTATCCACCTTGTATATCCTTATGTTTTGATACTCTTGTTGTTAGAGatcagaaaaatgaaaaat taCTACATGTTttagaaatatcatataaCAAGCCAATTGTTGAAAGTCAGTCACATTCTCATCCTCAGAATATTACTCAATTGGCATTAAATCATATTGGAAGCTCCAGTGATCGACAATTAGCACTTATTGATATAactaaagatttatatttaatttccaTAAGAGCAACTGGTTATAGCCGAGCATGTAAAATAG CTGCTATGGCACAAAATGTTATATGGGCTGTTGATGCAAATGTATTAGCAGCAATGTTAGATGCTACTTTATCCGTATGGTTGTGTCCTAATTGTGTACATTACAGCGATCGCAAAATTATACGACGAACTAGAATCGATAAAGAGAGCAG TGAATTTGGAAAACAACCAACCATTATCAGCGTTTACAATGGTATGGTCAACGTAAGACGTGGAGATGGTGCTTTAGTTTCATcacaattttatactttttttactaGCTTGCATCAgctaatattacaaaaaaagtggaaagaaTCTCTTTCACTCTGTCGCATTGCTCAG aatgAGATATTATGGACATGCATGGCTATTATGGCAACAGATAACAAAGAGTTGAATGTTGCAGAAGAAGCATATGCAGCTATTAGAAGATATGATAAAGTTGATTATGTTCGACatattaaa aATTTACCCAAGATAACAGAAAGATATGCGGAAATGGCGTTATTATCTGGTGATTTGCTAGCAGCTGAAGGTATACTTTTACAAAATGGGTTAATTGAAGAAGCTATTACATTAAACATAAAAGTTTACAATTGGAATAG ggCACTTGAACTTGCCATAAGGCataagaaacaaatagaagAAGTTTTAAATgcaagaaaagattatttaaaaacattaaaaaaagaagaaacaaactcAAGTTATCTTGCtgcaatgaataatatatcttcATCTTTGTTACAACAG GCACCATCATCAatagaatga
- the LOC122634931 gene encoding sodium/potassium-transporting ATPase subunit beta-2-like — translation MVAKDSKVVTAELMNPYEKPPAMSTGQSLKTFLYNHESGAFMGRTVSSWGKIGLFYLVFYGILAALVAICFWGFFQTLDPRIPRWQLERSIIGTNPGLGFRPMPPMENVESTLIWYSGTDSENFKHWVDSLQSFLKEYITPGSIPGLGANINKCDYNQPPPPGKVCDVDVKNWHPCTKENKYNYHKSAPCIFLKLNKIYGWRPEFYNDTESLPEKMPLDLKEHIASLKDKNSLVLNTIWVSCEGENPADQENIGPINYLPRRGFPGYFYPFENSEGYLSPLVAVHFVRPRTGILINVECKAWAKNIKHSRHDKLGAVHFELMID, via the exons ATGGTTGCGAAGGATTCGAAAGTGGTTACAGCAGAGCTGATGAACCCCTACGAGAAACCACCGGCTATGTCTACTGGTCAATCGTTGAAGACATTCTTGTATAATCATGAGAGTGGTGCTTTCATGGGCAGGACCGTCAGTAGTTGGG GTAAAATAGGGCTGTTCTATTTGGTATTTTATGGAATACTGGCAGCATTGGTCGCAATCTGTTTTTGGGGATTCTTTCAAACTCTTGACCCAAGGATACCTCGATGGCAATTAGAACGTTCTATAATCGGAACTAACCCAg GATTGGGTTTCAGGCCGATGCCACCAATGGAAAATGTAGAAAGCACATTAATTTGGTACAGTGGAACAGACAgtgaaaattttaaacattGGGTTGACTCTCTTCAAAGCTTCTTAAAGg aatacaTAACACCTGGCTCCATTCCTGGGCTTGGTGCTAACATTAACAAATGTGATTACAatcaaccaccaccacctggAAAAGTTTGCGACGTGGATGTAAAAAATTGGCATCCttgtacaaaagaaaataaatataattatcataaatcgGCACCATGTATTTTTCTTAAGCTGAATAag atttatGGCTGGAGACCGGAATTTTACAACGACACGGAATCCTTGCCGGAAAAAATGCCACTTGATTTAAAAGAACATATCGCAAGtttaaaagataagaattCTTTAGTACTCAATACAATTTGGGTCTCTTGCGAGGGTGAAAATCCTGCTGATCAAGAGAACATAGGaccaattaattatttaccaCGACGAGGTTTCCCCGGTTACTTTTATCCTTTCGAAAATTCGGAAGGATATTTGAGTCCTTTGGTTGCTGTCCATTTTGTAAGACCACGTA ctggtattttaataaacgtgGAATGCAAGGCATGGgccaaaaatattaaacatagcCGCCACGATAAATTAGGTGCTGTTCACTTTGAACTAATGATAgattaa